One part of the Glycine soja cultivar W05 chromosome 11, ASM419377v2, whole genome shotgun sequence genome encodes these proteins:
- the LOC114377459 gene encoding transcription factor bHLH112-like isoform X2 yields MAEDFQAAICGENWWNNINPTRSVFPLMPSTCSVAAADHAGNYSTWQSTTDFVDLKGTRSCAELETDNNLSFLDAEKPQQSESGSILINSTLQMMGFGKSSSTSSNWNQSLLGSGFDSVLQEETGIGGGSQVSTVDALKPMNQEFSLDQQSLNSVVTSTGSLSGGFPVVSASYGYPSTLIQSLYEPEPQPQQQNSLFTNPSMSYSSSSANYGICSNELSPTWSKVSSLPKPSMPKQQLSGLHFSNNTAFWNSSAEALNDIRAGVFTSSQAQYQTAKFEEKPNCPNTLLNKLKREESPDAAKKNSPEPAFKRQRIETPSPLPTFKVRKEKLGDRITALQQLVSPFGKTDTASVLHEAIEYIKFLHDQVLSTPYMKNNGAPIQHQQDCDNLKDSEGAKQDLRSRGLCLVPISSTFPVANETSVDFWTSTFGGALIGR; encoded by the exons ATGGCTGAGGATTTTCAAGCTGCTATCTGTGGTGAAAATTGGTGGAATAATATTAATCCAACAAGAAGTGTCTTTCCTCTTATGCCATCAACTTGTTCGGTGGCAGCAGCTGATCATGCAGGAAACTACAGCACTTGGCAAAGTACTACTGATTTCGTTGATTTGAAGGGAACAAGGTCTTGTGCTGAGCTGGAGACTGATAATAACTTGAGTTTTCTTGATGCTGAGAAGCCACAGCAGAGTGAAAGTGGTAGCATCTTGATCAATTCCACCTTACAAATGATGGGTTTTGGCAAGTCATCTTCAACTTCATCGAATTGGAATCAATCTTTAtt aGGGAGCGGTTTTGATTCTGTGCTTCAAGAAGAAACAGGCATAGGTGGTGGCAGCCAAGTTTCCACCGTTGATGCTTTGAAGCCAATGAACCAAGAATTTTCCTTGGATCAGCAGAGTCTGAATTCTGTTGTTACAAGCACTGGATCATTATCTGGTGGTTTCCCAGTTGTTTCAGCCTCCTATGGTTACCCTTCAACATTGATACAAAGCTTATATGAGCCTGAGCCTCAACCACAACAACAGAACTCACTTTTCACCAACCCCTCCATGTCCTACTCATCATCTTCCGCAAACTATGGGATATGTTCCAATGAACTGTCACCAACTTGGTCCAAAGTTTCTTCCCTTCCCAAACCCTCAATGCCAAAGCAACAGCTCAGTGGATTGCACTTTTCCAACAACACTGCTTTCTGGAATTCTTCAGCCGAAGCACTTAATGACATAAGAGCAGGTGTTTTTACTTCATCACAAGCCCAATATCAAACGGCAAAATTTGAAGAGAAACCCAACTGCCCCAATACTCTATTAAAcaag CTCAAGAGAGAAGAATCACCAGACGCAGCGAAGAAAAATTCTCCTGAGCCTGCATTCAAGAGGCAAAGAATTGAGACTCCATCTCCATTACCAACTTTTAAG GTTAGGAAAGAAAAGCTGGGGGACCGCATCACTGCTCTTCAGCAATTGGTTTCACCTTTCGGAAAg ACGGATACAGCATCCGTTCTTCACGAAGCCATCGAGTACATCAAGTTCCTCCATGACCAA GTTTTGAGCACTCCATATATGAAAAACAACGGAGCTCCCATTCAACACCAGCAG GATTGTGATAATCTGAAGGACTCAGAAGGGGCAAAACAAGATTTGAGAAGCCGAGGGCTGTGTTTGGTGCCGATTTCAAGCACATTCCCAGTGGCTAATGAGACCAGTGTTGATTTCTGGACGTCTACATTTGGAGGCGCACTCATTGGCAGGTAG
- the LOC114377459 gene encoding transcription factor bHLH112-like isoform X1, producing MAEDFQAAICGENWWNNINPTRSVFPLMPSTCSVAAADHAGNYSTWQSTTDFVDLKGTRSCAELETDNNLSFLDAEKPQQSESGSILINSTLQMMGFGKSSSTSSNWNQSLLGSGFDSVLQEETGIGGGSQVSTVDALKPMNQEFSLDQQSLNSVVTSTGSLSGGFPVVSASYGYPSTLIQSLYEPEPQPQQQNSLFTNPSMSYSSSSANYGICSNELSPTWSKVSSLPKPSMPKQQLSGLHFSNNTAFWNSSAEALNDIRAGVFTSSQAQYQTAKFEEKPNCPNTLLNKLKREESPDAAKKNSPEPAFKRQRIETPSPLPTFKVRKEKLGDRITALQQLVSPFGKTDTASVLHEAIEYIKFLHDQVSVLSTPYMKNNGAPIQHQQDCDNLKDSEGAKQDLRSRGLCLVPISSTFPVANETSVDFWTSTFGGALIGR from the exons ATGGCTGAGGATTTTCAAGCTGCTATCTGTGGTGAAAATTGGTGGAATAATATTAATCCAACAAGAAGTGTCTTTCCTCTTATGCCATCAACTTGTTCGGTGGCAGCAGCTGATCATGCAGGAAACTACAGCACTTGGCAAAGTACTACTGATTTCGTTGATTTGAAGGGAACAAGGTCTTGTGCTGAGCTGGAGACTGATAATAACTTGAGTTTTCTTGATGCTGAGAAGCCACAGCAGAGTGAAAGTGGTAGCATCTTGATCAATTCCACCTTACAAATGATGGGTTTTGGCAAGTCATCTTCAACTTCATCGAATTGGAATCAATCTTTAtt aGGGAGCGGTTTTGATTCTGTGCTTCAAGAAGAAACAGGCATAGGTGGTGGCAGCCAAGTTTCCACCGTTGATGCTTTGAAGCCAATGAACCAAGAATTTTCCTTGGATCAGCAGAGTCTGAATTCTGTTGTTACAAGCACTGGATCATTATCTGGTGGTTTCCCAGTTGTTTCAGCCTCCTATGGTTACCCTTCAACATTGATACAAAGCTTATATGAGCCTGAGCCTCAACCACAACAACAGAACTCACTTTTCACCAACCCCTCCATGTCCTACTCATCATCTTCCGCAAACTATGGGATATGTTCCAATGAACTGTCACCAACTTGGTCCAAAGTTTCTTCCCTTCCCAAACCCTCAATGCCAAAGCAACAGCTCAGTGGATTGCACTTTTCCAACAACACTGCTTTCTGGAATTCTTCAGCCGAAGCACTTAATGACATAAGAGCAGGTGTTTTTACTTCATCACAAGCCCAATATCAAACGGCAAAATTTGAAGAGAAACCCAACTGCCCCAATACTCTATTAAAcaag CTCAAGAGAGAAGAATCACCAGACGCAGCGAAGAAAAATTCTCCTGAGCCTGCATTCAAGAGGCAAAGAATTGAGACTCCATCTCCATTACCAACTTTTAAG GTTAGGAAAGAAAAGCTGGGGGACCGCATCACTGCTCTTCAGCAATTGGTTTCACCTTTCGGAAAg ACGGATACAGCATCCGTTCTTCACGAAGCCATCGAGTACATCAAGTTCCTCCATGACCAAGTCAGT GTTTTGAGCACTCCATATATGAAAAACAACGGAGCTCCCATTCAACACCAGCAG GATTGTGATAATCTGAAGGACTCAGAAGGGGCAAAACAAGATTTGAGAAGCCGAGGGCTGTGTTTGGTGCCGATTTCAAGCACATTCCCAGTGGCTAATGAGACCAGTGTTGATTTCTGGACGTCTACATTTGGAGGCGCACTCATTGGCAGGTAG